A single genomic interval of Microbacterium sp. zg-Y1090 harbors:
- a CDS encoding low molecular weight phosphatase family protein: MAEFPAPSGAPARVASPQESALPGSSAALEIVTVCTGNICRSPLAELLLRRRLGDLGVAVHSVGTRGLVGTPLTEQTRKLAVARGVPAAQAAAHRGRWLEQHHLVTPQLVLAMAREHRRAVVELVPARLRSTFTVREFARLAATLRDAELTAAVEATGPDAAARLRAVVALVAGQRGVAHPPAEPSDDDVVDPYRRSWRTYQRSVAQLEPALDEVVRVVRVAVPRHAPVAD, translated from the coding sequence TTGGCTGAGTTCCCGGCGCCGTCGGGCGCACCCGCTCGCGTCGCATCGCCGCAGGAGTCGGCCCTGCCGGGAAGTTCCGCCGCCCTCGAGATCGTCACCGTCTGCACCGGCAACATCTGCCGCTCCCCGCTCGCGGAATTGCTGTTGCGTCGGCGCCTCGGCGATCTCGGCGTCGCGGTGCACAGCGTCGGCACCCGTGGGCTCGTCGGCACGCCGTTGACCGAGCAGACCCGCAAGCTGGCAGTCGCCCGCGGCGTGCCTGCCGCGCAGGCCGCCGCCCACCGGGGGCGGTGGCTCGAACAGCATCACCTCGTCACCCCCCAGCTCGTTCTGGCGATGGCGCGCGAGCACCGACGGGCGGTGGTGGAGCTGGTGCCCGCCCGCCTGCGCTCCACGTTCACGGTGCGCGAGTTCGCCCGGCTGGCCGCAACGCTCCGCGACGCCGAGCTGACCGCGGCCGTCGAGGCGACGGGACCGGATGCCGCGGCGCGCCTGCGCGCCGTCGTCGCTCTGGTAGCGGGGCAGCGTGGCGTCGCTCACCCCCCGGCCGAGCCGTCGGACGACGATGTCGTCGACCCTTACCGGCGCTCGTGGCGCACCTATCAACGATCCGTGGCGCAGTTGGAACCCGCGCTCGACGAGGTGGTGCGGGTGGTGCGGGTGGCTGTGCCGCGGCACGCCCCGGTCGCGGACTGA
- a CDS encoding response regulator transcription factor has protein sequence MAHNASPRAVVIDDDPDVRHLLVEILTSAGFVVTATDNGADGVAAVTAYDPAITTVDVDMPGIDGFEAIRRIRAAGSDTYVLLVTALSDEADAVMGFGVGADDVVVKPFRARELRARLLAMLRRPRGFNAESGAVGRPLVPRIPGTPEGPPDVVRLDGLLLDRETRTVVVDGADVSLTRSEFEILATILESGRRVRSKADLVLTLHDETYLDPARVSDADVRAIEAHMTNLRRKLGDSAQDPRFIETVRGAGYRAVSGPDYSDDDLDD, from the coding sequence ATGGCGCATAACGCTTCACCACGCGCGGTGGTCATCGACGATGACCCCGACGTGCGACATCTGCTCGTGGAGATCCTCACCAGCGCGGGATTCGTCGTCACCGCCACAGACAACGGGGCAGACGGCGTGGCCGCGGTGACCGCCTACGACCCCGCCATCACCACCGTCGACGTCGACATGCCCGGCATCGACGGATTCGAGGCGATTCGCCGCATCCGCGCCGCAGGCAGTGACACCTACGTCCTTCTCGTCACCGCGCTCTCGGATGAGGCCGACGCCGTCATGGGCTTCGGCGTCGGCGCCGACGATGTGGTCGTGAAGCCGTTCCGCGCGCGCGAGCTGCGCGCGCGGCTGCTGGCGATGCTGCGCCGCCCGCGGGGCTTCAACGCGGAGTCCGGAGCGGTCGGCCGGCCGCTCGTGCCGCGGATCCCCGGCACCCCCGAGGGACCGCCCGACGTGGTGCGCCTCGACGGGCTGCTGCTGGACCGCGAGACCCGCACCGTCGTCGTCGACGGCGCAGACGTGTCGCTCACGCGGTCGGAGTTCGAGATCCTCGCGACCATCCTCGAGTCGGGGCGGCGTGTGCGCAGCAAGGCCGACCTCGTGCTCACCCTGCACGACGAGACCTACCTCGACCCGGCCCGGGTCAGCGATGCCGACGTGCGCGCGATCGAAGCGCACATGACCAACCTGCGCCGCAAGCTCGGCGACAGCGCCCAGGACCCGCGATTCATCGAGACGGTGCGCGGGGCGGGATACCGGGCAGTGTCCGGTCCCGACTACAGCGACGACGACCTCGACGACTGA